A segment of the Vibrio sp. YMD68 genome:
CGGTACCGCTGACATCAATGCTTTCGTATAAGGATGTTTTGGCTCGGCAAACACAGCATGCGCTTCACCAAGCTCAACAGCGTTCCCCAAGTACATCACCAACACTCTGTCGGAGATATGCTTAATCACAGACAAATCATGGGCGATAAACACCAGGCTCAAACCAAGCTCTTTTTGTAGCTCTTTAAGGAGGTTTACAACCTGCGCCTGAATCGATACATCAAGAGCCGATACCGGTTCATCACAAATGATCATCTTTGGATTCAAGATAAGTGCACGTGCAATACCGATACGCTGACACTGACCACCCGAGAACTCGTGAGGATAACGGTTGATGACATTAGGTAATAGACCGACTTTCGTCATCATCTCTTTGACTCTTGATTTCACTTCATCCTTACTCAGTTCAGGGTAGAAAGTCTCAAGGGGTTCGGCAATGATATCGCCAATCGTCATTCGAGGGTTCAGAGACGCTAATGGGTCCTGGAAGATCATTTGAATATCTTTACGAGTTTCACGTCGCTGCACAGAATGCATTTTGGTTAGGTCTTGACCCAGCCACACCACTTCACCATCGGTTGCTTCTACTAGCCCGATAATGGCGCGTGCAAAGGTAGACTTACCGCAACCAGATTCACCAACCACACCTAGGGTTTCCCCTTCGTATAGACGAGCGTCAATGCCATC
Coding sequences within it:
- the oppF gene encoding murein tripeptide/oligopeptide ABC transporter ATP binding protein OppF, whose protein sequence is MSEQKSLLLDVKNLKVHFSIASKSAWPWSKPSNLKAVDGIDARLYEGETLGVVGESGCGKSTFARAIIGLVEATDGEVVWLGQDLTKMHSVQRRETRKDIQMIFQDPLASLNPRMTIGDIIAEPLETFYPELSKDEVKSRVKEMMTKVGLLPNVINRYPHEFSGGQCQRIGIARALILNPKMIICDEPVSALDVSIQAQVVNLLKELQKELGLSLVFIAHDLSVIKHISDRVLVMYLGNAVELGEAHAVFAEPKHPYTKALMSAVPIPDPRLERAKKIEMLEGDLPSPINPPSGCVFRTRCPKATQECAETKPTIQGNDVHAVSCLHVSI